The Couchioplanes caeruleus nucleotide sequence ACCTATGACGTGCTGGACGACAACCAGCTCACGGCCTTCATGGCCCGCGAGGCGAACCGGCTCAATATCCGGGCGCTGGACGCGGGCAACCGGCTCTTTGCCTCGATCGAGGCGTTCGGCAAGGGCGTTGACGTCGTTGAGAACGAACTGCTCGACCCGGCATCTATATCTGAACCCCTTGGGCCGGTACTGCGCGACTACTACGCGACCCTCGAACGGTACCGACTTCTGACCTATGGCCAGCAGGTTGTCCGAGCTGTGCGGGAACTCGAACGGCCGGAATTCGCGGCCGAGGTCCACGCTACGCTTCGTCACCTGATTGTGGATGAGTATCAGGACGTCAACCCTGCCCAGGAGCGGCTCATCGAGCTTCTCACTGGCCCTCAGGTCGAACTGTGCGTGGTCGGAGATGACCAGCAGGCGATCTATCAGTGGCGAGGTTCGGACGTGGCGAACATCGTGACGTTCGCAGAGCGCTATCCGAACGTGGCGACTTTCGAGATTACGGTGAACCGGCGCAGCCGGCCCCAGATCATCGCCACGGCCAATCGGTTCGCGCAGACGATCCCGGACCGCATCGACAAGGAGATGCTTCCGTATCGCGAATCCGGGACCATTCCGCAATCCGAAGTGGCCGTCTGGTGTGGCTCCGATGAGGAAGAGGAAGCCGGCTGGATAACGTCATACATCCTCGACCTGGTCGAGCGGGGACTGCGGTACCGCGATATCGCCGTGCTCGTGCGCAGTCGGGCCGCCTATGGCCGCCTGGTCGAGCAACTCGCGACGTTCGGCGTTCCCGTGCAACCCGGTGGGCGATCTGGTCTGTTCGAGATGCCGGAAGCGCGCGTGCTGGGCCGCGTGTTCGCCTGGCTGACCGACACTGATTGGCGGGACTACCGCCAGGCACCGCAACCAGTCACCGACGCGGCAATCTTTGGCGAGCTGATCCAGGTCTTTGAGCTGGACGCCGTACGACGCGCTGCCGTCGTTCGCTTGCTGCGCGAGTGGAAGACGTTTGTACCCAGAGAGACGCGAACCGCCAACCTGGTGGGGGAACTCTACGAGCTGTTCGCAGAGTTGGGCGTACGCCATTGGGATTTGAACGAGCCCGGGGTGATTAACCGGCTCGGTACGTTGGCTCGGGTCTCTGCATTGCTCGCCGACTACGAGTCGGTGCGCCGGCGAGCCCGGCCAGATGCGGCCGCTCCTGGCGAACAGGTGGGCGGACAGGACCGTGGCACCTGGTACTACCGGAACCTGGCGCTGCACACCATCAACTACGCCCAGAACGCGTATGAGGGGTTCGATGGTGAGGGAGACTTCACGCTCGATGCCATCGATCTGACGACGGTGCATCGGGCGAAGGGTCTCGAGTGGCCAGTCGTCTTCGTGCCGTCGATGACCAAGGGGCGCTTCCCCTCTTCACGCACCGGTAAGCCGCAAGAGTGGCTCGTACCCCGGACGAAGTTTGACGCAGCCCGATACGAAGGATCGGACGCCGACGAGCGACGGCTCTTCTATGTTGCTATGACTCGAGCCCGCGACTGGCTTTCTGTCTCCCGGCACGAGCGCGTAACGACGCGGCGAGTTGCGCGAAGCCCGTATCACCAGGAGATCTGTCCTGTTGAGGTCAAGCCGGACGATGTCGGCTTTCCGTCGATCGAGCGAAGGGGAGCCGATAGCGACGAGGCCATCACCCTGACGTACAGCCAGATGGCGGCGTTCATGGATTGTGGGCAGGCATTCCGGCTGCGCGAGATGATCGGCTTCCAGCCGCGGCTGGCGCCCGAGCTCGGTTACGGCAAGGCCGTGCACCACGTTTTGCGGTCGGTGGCCGAGTCGACGAAGGAGACCGGAAAGGTTCGGTCGCCCGCAGAGATCGATGCGCTTCTCGACGCCAGCTTTTTCTTGCCCACCGCTAACAAGGCTGCACACCGGCAGCTGAAAGACGCGGCTCGACGGCTTGTCGGCACCTACACCGACAAGTATGCGAGCGATCTGCACCGCGTGTGGGAGACGGAACGGCCGTTCGAGCTGCACCTTGACGGCGTGATCGTAACCGGTCGAGCGGATGTGATTCTCGACCGCGAAGGCGGTGTCACGGAGGCGTTGGCGATCGTCGACTACAAAACCTCAACGTCCGGCGATCACGAGCAGCATGCGCTTCAGCTGCAGGTCTATGCCGACGCCGGGCGTCGAGAGGGACTGGACGTGCGAGCCGCATACGTGCATGACCTCAAACATGCGACGCGTATGCCGATCGAGGTGGACGCCGAGGCCATCGCACGAGCGGAGGCGACGGTCACCGAAGCGGCTGAGCGTGTCAAGGCGCGTGACTATCGGCCCAATCCCGGTGCGCGATGCCGCGGATGCGAGGTACGAACAATCTGCGGCTCCGCGCGTTGACCGGCCCTTGGGTGGCCGGAGCCGGCCACCCAAGGATGCCTCAGACAGTGAATACCTTCATCACCTCGTCGCCGTAGTCGTTGATCACCTTGACCGCGATCTTTCCCGTGTCCGGCCGGGCGAACGGGCGTGACTCCGTGGAGTAGAGACTCGCCCAGGCGTCCGGTTCGATCTCGGCCTTGAGGGCCGCCTTGAGACGCTTGTACGGGTCTTGCCCGCCGGTGAAGTGGCAATGCCGGACGAAGAACGACTCGCCGTTGTACGCCGTGTCGATCATCCACAGAGCGATCTGGTCGGTGCTGTTGCTGCGCAGCTCGCCCGTGTTTGGGTCGTACACATCGACGCCGTGCAGCAGCACGCGCAGCTCGTCGTCCTCGGTCTTGATCTCGATGTCCGGTTCGCCGAACACGGTGAACAGGTTGCCGGCGCCGGTCTTCTTCAGTTCTTCGCCCATCACCAGGTCGGCGTTCATGCGGACGAGCAGTACCGGTACGCGGCCGAGTCGCCGCTCGGCGGCCACGTTCGCAAAGCCATCCGCCGAGGTGACGTATTCCTCCTCCGCCGTTCCGAGCACTGAGGGATCGAATGCGAACGCGAGAACGCACAGCAGGTCGATGTCCTTGGCGCGGATCGCCTCGCGAGCAGCGTCCTTGATGAACTGCGGACCCACCGTCCCGTACTGCGGGCCGACGGTAATGCCGATCCTCTTCGCGGTGCCGTTGCTAGCCTCGTCCCTCAGTCCGACAGCTTGGATGTACGGGGATGCGTAGGGCTCCACTGAGCTGAAGCTCATGCGTTCATTCTTGCGACCGTTTTGAATGCCGGCGTTGCGTAGGTTCGCGAGAATATTCTGTTCGAAGCGCGCGTCACCGTCGGAGGTCTCCTCGCCGGCGACCGTGGTGTTGCCCGTTTGGTCGACAGCGCTACCTGCGAAGGCCAGCGAACGATGTGGCGACAAGCTCTCAACGGTGAACGGGCCGGCTACGCGGACTCTGCGTTGGTCCTCGTATGGCTTGTCGACTAAGAGCTCGTAGTCGGCGTGCCGTTTGATCGCAGCCTCAATCTCCGCATGGGACATTCCCTCGTTGATGTCAGGATTGTTCGCTATAGAACTGAGAAGAATTCGCTGTGCGCGTTCGTAGACAAACCCCTGTCGTATGTCTCGCGATGTCTCTACGGGCGGTAGCGGTCGACCTGAGACTTCCGACTCTTTCGCCCTGCCCTCGGGGCTGTCCGCCAGTAAGTACCATGGGTATCGCGCTCCCATGATTCGCTGTCGGGCGAGCGCTAGCGCGACTCGTGATGTATCGATGGTAATCCATCTCCGGCCCCATTGTTCGGCCACGAGTGCTGTGGTTCCGGATCCGCAAGTTGGGTCAACGACTAAATCCCCCGGATCCGTCGTCATAAGCATGCAGCGTTGGATCACCGAGGTTGTAGTTTGTACAACGTATAGCTTCTCAGTTCCGAATCCGGTGGCGTTAACGTCGGACCAAAAGTTCGTTAGCGGCCGGAATGGAAATTCGTCTCGATATGACTTCCACGTTAGAGTTTTTCCTACCGCGACGATGCGGCCACTCATGCACGCTCGCTGCACCCCGGCAGCGGTTACACTCCAGTGCCTACCTCTAGGCGGAAAAAATTCACGGCCGCCCAGGATGACAGGGTTTGCGGAATCCGGAGTTGCTCCTTGGGAGTCTGTAGCTTGTAAGCGCAGTATCCTTCCTTCTGGAATCGGCTCGAGTCCCGACTTCTGCGCTAGCGAGAGGTCAATGAGCTGACCATCTGATGTCTCGACGCAGACGAATCTTTCTTTTGGGTTCTCGATCGGCTTACGGGGCTGGTAGAGGTCGCGTTTCTTGACAATCTTCCGATCCTTTGAATACCAGAGTAGGTAGTCGAAGACGGCAGGCACTAGAGAAGACGTCGCGCCGCTCGTTTTGGTGAAAACGATTTGGGCACAAAAGTTCTCTGCTCCGAACACCTCGTCCATAACGCTGCGTACTAGATGCACATTTTCGTCTCCAATTTGGACGAAACAAGAACCTGTGTCGGTTAAGAGTTCGCGTCCGGCGAGTAGGCGATCTCGCAGGTACGATAAGTAGGAATTGATTCCAAGTTCCCAAGTATCACGGAATGCCTTGATCTGTTCGACTTCCCGCGTAGCATGCTCAATCTTGCCATCCGTGACTTCAGGCTTTCGAGCCGATACTTGCCAGTTAGAGCCAAACTTGATGCCGTATGGCGGATCGATATAAATCATCTGGACTTTGCCACGTAGCCGTTCCCGCTCCGCCAAGCTCGCCATGACGTTCAGCGAGTCGCCGAGGATCATGCGGTTCGACCAGTTGGCTTCGTGCTGGTAAAAGTCCACCATGTCGAGCTCGTCGAGGCCGTCGAAGGCGTCGAAGAGCGTCAACTCAGGCTCTTCCTCCGGCGACGCCGCAGTGTTTCGCAGGTTCTCGATCAGCACCCGAGGGTCGATCTTTTCCTGGATGTAGATGGGCGGGACCTTGCCCTCCAGATATTCGGCGAGGTCTTGCTCCTCCTTGCCGCGCCAGACGAGCTGTGGGCTGTGAAGCGGCCGCGGATATCGGAATGTAAACGGGTTCTCCATATCCGGATCAACGAAGTCGTGGGCGTCGGCGGTCGGCAGGTTGACGCGCTTGTCGGGGTGCGTGATCGCGTCGACCGGGGTGGGGCCGGCCGGGGCGGCCTTCTTCCTCGGGGGCATGTCTCGTTCCCTTTCGCAGCGTCAGTCGGGCAGACCGATGATCGGCCGGTCGGCATACAGGTTCTCGATGGCGTCGTGCAGCACTTCGCGGAACTGCATAGGGTGGGTGGCTTCTACGTAGCCCCAGCGGCCGTACTGGCCCCAGTTGTTCACGGCAGCGCACCACTCGTGCCTGGCGGTGTGCGCCTTGGCGGCGGTTGGCCCGGGGGACTTGCGGCTTCCAGAAACTTCGACGATGAGCGTCCGTTCGACGTCGTCTGCGTCTCGCGGAACCAGTCGCACAATGAAGTCGGGCACGTAGTCGTGCTGGCGGCCTTCATGAACGTACGGGATGGTGAAGCCGAGGCGTTCGTTCTTGACGTAGGCGTGGACCCGCGAGTCTCCCTCAAGGATCTCGGCGAGACCCTCTTCCCAGGTGTTGCCGCGCTGGCCGTCGAGCACGACCTCGGTCAGGTGCGATTTCTGTGGCGGTGGCGCCATGACTACCTTGCGGGTAACGAAGTCGACATCGTCCGTCGAGCCTTCGGGATCAAATCGGCGCAGGACCGGCATCAGCACCTTGGCGCGGTTGCCGAGCTGGCGGATGATCGATCCGAAGACCTTTTCAGCTGCCCGCGAGGTTGCCTGAACCAGCAGAAGGTTGCCCTTCGACACGTCGGGGTCGGTGGTCACCCACTCCTTCAGCCACTGCCGGCAGATTTCGACGACCTGCGGGAAGAGCCAGGGCCTTTCTACGCCGTCCGCGGCGGCTAGGTACTTCTCGTCTTCCATGAGCCGCTTGGCGATGGTGTAGGCGATGCGTTGGTCACGGGCGCCCCGGATGTCGGCCAGCTCAATCTGCAGCCGCTCGCCTACGACACCCTGGTTTTCCACCCACAGCGCCACGAACTCCTGGGTGACGTGCAGACGTGACTTTTCATCGAAGTCTGCGATCAGCGTCTCGTCCGGGAGTTCGACGCGATAGCCGTCCAGCTTTGGCCACCGGATCGCAAGGTCGGCTCGCTCGGATACCGCGTACACCCGAATCGCCGGCCGGATGTCCTTCTGCGGCGGCGGGGTAGCGCGGTCGGAGGGGATAAAGGCGAACGGCACGCCGTACACCTCGGCGTACTCCGGCTCGAACTTGCCGTCTGCGTTCGCAGCGTAGCTGCGGCGGCGTAGACCGCGGCCGACCACCTGCTCGCACAGCAGCTGACTGCGGAATGGCCGCACGCCGAGGATGTGGGTGACGGTGTTGGCGTCCCACCCCTCAGTGAGCATGGCCACCGAGACGACACAGCGGATGTGCTCGCCGAGCTTGCCCTTTTTGCCGATGGTGTTCATCGCCTCGCGGAGCAAGTCGGCGTCGTTGATCTTTTCCACGTCAGCGCCCGGGTTACGCAGTCGAAACTCCTGCTTGAATGCCTCGATCTCGCGAGCCGCGGCCTGCTTAAAGTCAGGCCCAAGTGGATCCCCGGACTCCAACGCGACCGAGTCGACCAGGATGGTCCGTTGCCGGGTCGTCCAGACGCCATCCTCGATGTTGCTCAGCAGTGACAGGTTGCCTGGACGCAGCCGCTTCTCACCGTCCTGGTCGACCTCCCAGCCGGCAATCCACTCGTAAACCAACTTGGACACGACCGTATTCGGGCAAACGATGATCATCACGGGTGGAGGCTCGCCGAGTCCCGCTAGGTCCTTCTCATAGCGGACGTGGTTCTGCTCGTACGAGCGATACAGACTGCGAATCGCGCCCTCGAGGGTTTCCGGCATCACCCACCCCTGCGAGGTGATCGGTGCGCCCTTGGAAGACTGGCGCTGGGGCAGCGGTGGCCGGATGTTGTCCCACAGGTTGAGGTACACCGGTTGCTGAGCGACGGCGTCGTCGTCCACGGGGATGCGCGGGATCTTGACGATGCCGGACTCGATGGCGTCCATCAGCGAGAAATCGCTGACCACCCAGGGGAAGATGTGCCCCTCGTTATAGCCGGAACCCTTGAGGTAGTACGGGGTCGCCGATAGGTCATAGACCGTCTTGACTGAGGTCCGGCGCGAGACGTCCTGCAGTCCGCGGAACCACACGCGTGCCTCGCGGTTTCGCTCCTTGTCGGATTTATCAGCGACGTCTTCCGGGTGCTCCAGCAGTTTGTCCTGGTAGCAGTGATGTGCCTCGTCATTGAAGACAACAAGGCCACCCTCGGTCGACCCGAACGCGCCGAGCACTCGGTCCGCGACCATATCCGGGGTTTCTTGGAATGCGTCGGCGTCACCGGGCGGTCGGTTCCCGCGCAGCAGCTTGCGGGTGTTGGCGTTGACTCCCTTAATTTCCTTGGCGTCTCTAGGGAGGAATGTGTGGTAGTTGACCACCTTGACGTTGGCCTGGAGGACGACCTCCCAGAGATCCGGCGGTACCAGGTTCCGTTCGTCGTAGTAGTTGTCGTCCCGCTCCGGCTGCAGGACGCCGAGTCGGTCGCGAATGGTGATTCCCGGGGCCACGATCAGAAATCGCTTTGCGAACCGCGCGTCCCGAGGGGTCATCACCTTGTTGACGGTTTGCCAGGCGATCAACATCGCCATCACGACGGTCTTGCCGCTGCCAGTGGCCATCTTTAGTGCCACGCGCGGCAGGCCGTCGCTGTGCATGCGATTTTCCGGCTCCAGCCGTCGGCGGTAGTCCGTCGTCCCATGCCGACCCGCTACTTCGGCGAGGAAGATGGCGGTCTCCACCGCCTCCCGTTGGCAGAACAGCACCGGGTCCTCCCGATGCGGTCCGGGAGCCCAGTGGGCCAACAGCTTCCGGGTGTACGGCGTCACACCGGTCCAGTTGTTCGCCCGCCATCTCTCAACCTCGCGGCGGATGTCGTTGACGAGGCTGTTGACTTCCCGCCGTTCGCCGGTGATGTCAAAGTCGAGTGCCTCTTGCACATGCTTCTGCCGTGTCTTGCGACTTGGCGGCAAGGGGATGAACGACTCGCTTGGCCG carries:
- a CDS encoding ATP-dependent helicase, which encodes MSSPNAIPQLTGMALAAVQHRGSHLQIIASAGSGKTEVVSQRVVDLLADGVDPEGIVAFTFTERAAEELKTRIVQRVEGRLGRGVVDRLNGLFVGTIHAFCFRLLQQRVPRFETYDVLDDNQLTAFMAREANRLNIRALDAGNRLFASIEAFGKGVDVVENELLDPASISEPLGPVLRDYYATLERYRLLTYGQQVVRAVRELERPEFAAEVHATLRHLIVDEYQDVNPAQERLIELLTGPQVELCVVGDDQQAIYQWRGSDVANIVTFAERYPNVATFEITVNRRSRPQIIATANRFAQTIPDRIDKEMLPYRESGTIPQSEVAVWCGSDEEEEAGWITSYILDLVERGLRYRDIAVLVRSRAAYGRLVEQLATFGVPVQPGGRSGLFEMPEARVLGRVFAWLTDTDWRDYRQAPQPVTDAAIFGELIQVFELDAVRRAAVVRLLREWKTFVPRETRTANLVGELYELFAELGVRHWDLNEPGVINRLGTLARVSALLADYESVRRRARPDAAAPGEQVGGQDRGTWYYRNLALHTINYAQNAYEGFDGEGDFTLDAIDLTTVHRAKGLEWPVVFVPSMTKGRFPSSRTGKPQEWLVPRTKFDAARYEGSDADERRLFYVAMTRARDWLSVSRHERVTTRRVARSPYHQEICPVEVKPDDVGFPSIERRGADSDEAITLTYSQMAAFMDCGQAFRLREMIGFQPRLAPELGYGKAVHHVLRSVAESTKETGKVRSPAEIDALLDASFFLPTANKAAHRQLKDAARRLVGTYTDKYASDLHRVWETERPFELHLDGVIVTGRADVILDREGGVTEALAIVDYKTSTSGDHEQHALQLQVYADAGRREGLDVRAAYVHDLKHATRMPIEVDAEAIARAEATVTEAAERVKARDYRPNPGARCRGCEVRTICGSAR
- a CDS encoding site-specific DNA-methyltransferase; the encoded protein is MPPRKKAAPAGPTPVDAITHPDKRVNLPTADAHDFVDPDMENPFTFRYPRPLHSPQLVWRGKEEQDLAEYLEGKVPPIYIQEKIDPRVLIENLRNTAASPEEEPELTLFDAFDGLDELDMVDFYQHEANWSNRMILGDSLNVMASLAERERLRGKVQMIYIDPPYGIKFGSNWQVSARKPEVTDGKIEHATREVEQIKAFRDTWELGINSYLSYLRDRLLAGRELLTDTGSCFVQIGDENVHLVRSVMDEVFGAENFCAQIVFTKTSGATSSLVPAVFDYLLWYSKDRKIVKKRDLYQPRKPIENPKERFVCVETSDGQLIDLSLAQKSGLEPIPEGRILRLQATDSQGATPDSANPVILGGREFFPPRGRHWSVTAAGVQRACMSGRIVAVGKTLTWKSYRDEFPFRPLTNFWSDVNATGFGTEKLYVVQTTTSVIQRCMLMTTDPGDLVVDPTCGSGTTALVAEQWGRRWITIDTSRVALALARQRIMGARYPWYLLADSPEGRAKESEVSGRPLPPVETSRDIRQGFVYERAQRILLSSIANNPDINEGMSHAEIEAAIKRHADYELLVDKPYEDQRRVRVAGPFTVESLSPHRSLAFAGSAVDQTGNTTVAGEETSDGDARFEQNILANLRNAGIQNGRKNERMSFSSVEPYASPYIQAVGLRDEASNGTAKRIGITVGPQYGTVGPQFIKDAAREAIRAKDIDLLCVLAFAFDPSVLGTAEEEYVTSADGFANVAAERRLGRVPVLLVRMNADLVMGEELKKTGAGNLFTVFGEPDIEIKTEDDELRVLLHGVDVYDPNTGELRSNSTDQIALWMIDTAYNGESFFVRHCHFTGGQDPYKRLKAALKAEIEPDAWASLYSTESRPFARPDTGKIAVKVINDYGDEVMKVFTV
- a CDS encoding BPTD_3080 family restriction endonuclease — translated: MTLSEVAAEAPDLSNPIINSPYEPPQQHFEIGPHGPTGALKPGRRPSESFIPLPPSRKTRQKHVQEALDFDITGERREVNSLVNDIRREVERWRANNWTGVTPYTRKLLAHWAPGPHREDPVLFCQREAVETAIFLAEVAGRHGTTDYRRRLEPENRMHSDGLPRVALKMATGSGKTVVMAMLIAWQTVNKVMTPRDARFAKRFLIVAPGITIRDRLGVLQPERDDNYYDERNLVPPDLWEVVLQANVKVVNYHTFLPRDAKEIKGVNANTRKLLRGNRPPGDADAFQETPDMVADRVLGAFGSTEGGLVVFNDEAHHCYQDKLLEHPEDVADKSDKERNREARVWFRGLQDVSRRTSVKTVYDLSATPYYLKGSGYNEGHIFPWVVSDFSLMDAIESGIVKIPRIPVDDDAVAQQPVYLNLWDNIRPPLPQRQSSKGAPITSQGWVMPETLEGAIRSLYRSYEQNHVRYEKDLAGLGEPPPVMIIVCPNTVVSKLVYEWIAGWEVDQDGEKRLRPGNLSLLSNIEDGVWTTRQRTILVDSVALESGDPLGPDFKQAAAREIEAFKQEFRLRNPGADVEKINDADLLREAMNTIGKKGKLGEHIRCVVSVAMLTEGWDANTVTHILGVRPFRSQLLCEQVVGRGLRRRSYAANADGKFEPEYAEVYGVPFAFIPSDRATPPPQKDIRPAIRVYAVSERADLAIRWPKLDGYRVELPDETLIADFDEKSRLHVTQEFVALWVENQGVVGERLQIELADIRGARDQRIAYTIAKRLMEDEKYLAAADGVERPWLFPQVVEICRQWLKEWVTTDPDVSKGNLLLVQATSRAAEKVFGSIIRQLGNRAKVLMPVLRRFDPEGSTDDVDFVTRKVVMAPPPQKSHLTEVVLDGQRGNTWEEGLAEILEGDSRVHAYVKNERLGFTIPYVHEGRQHDYVPDFIVRLVPRDADDVERTLIVEVSGSRKSPGPTAAKAHTARHEWCAAVNNWGQYGRWGYVEATHPMQFREVLHDAIENLYADRPIIGLPD